Part of the Sodalinema gerasimenkoae IPPAS B-353 genome is shown below.
GAGTAAGTCCCATTGCGCCAAGAGTAGGGGGATATGTAGGGTGACACCGGCTAGGACGGTCATAGGGAGAACCAGTAACCATAAGCCTTCTGAGGAACGACGGGTAAAGTCTGTCACCTCTCCGGCAAACATCCGGCCGAAGACGCGGGTGACGCTAGAGGCGACGATGGCGTTGACGGCTAAGACGACGGCAAATAGTCCGGGGCGGGTCTCCCAAAGGGCATCGGCAATCTGGACTAAGGACCAAAAGCCACCAAAGGGGGGTAAGGCGACGAGGGAGAGTCCGCCGACGATGAGGCAGAGTCCGGAAATGGGACGACGAGACCATAAACCTCCGTATTGGGTCAGGTCTTGGGTGATGTTATTGAGAACGATGCCCCCAGTACTCATAATCAGTAGGGACATGGCCAGGGCGTAGGTTAGGAGTAAAACGAGGGCGGCTTGGGTGGCCCCAATGCCGACGGCGATGAAGACAATGCCCAGATAGGCACTGGTGAGATAGGACAAGACTCGTTTGACGTCGATTTGGGCCACGGAAATGAGACTGGTTCCAACGGCGGTGGCGGCCCCGATAGCGAAGACGACACTGGAGCCGAAGGGGGAAAGGGCGATAATGGGTTGGACTTTAATCAGAACCCAGGCCCCAGTGGAGACAACGAGGGTGTTGCGGAGAATCGTCGCGGGATAGGGCCCTTCCATGGCTTCATCCAGCCAGAGGTGTAGGGGAAATTGGGCACATTTGGCGATGGGCCCGGCGATGAGGGTTAGGGCCAGGAGTGTGGCCACGGTGGGGTCGAGGTCGGCAGTTTCGGCCCAAATGGCGAGTTCACTGAAGTTCCAGGTTCCTGAGAGGGGGAGGAGGGCAACGACTCCCATCAGCAGGATTAGGTCTCCTACCCGTTTGGTGAGGAAGGCATCTCGAGCCCCGGTAACAACGAGAGATTGGTTGTACCAAATGCCGACGATGAGATAGGTGCCTAGGGTGAGAATTTCTAGGATGACGTAGCTGAAGAAGAGGGAGTTACAAAGCACCAGGAGGCACATCCCGGCTTCAAACAGTCCCATGAGGGAATATACTCTCGCCCAGCCCCAATCCATTTCTAGGTAGGCGATCGCATAGACTTGGGCTAGGAAGTTCAAACCGGTGATGAGAACGCAAGCCCCTAGGGCCAGGGTAGAAACTTCTAAATCGAGGTTAATGATTAAGCCTGGGGCATTCAGCCACTCGAAGGAGAGGGCATAGGGGGGCTGATTCCAGGTGTCACTCAGGGCAATTAGACTATGTAAAAACGCCATGAAGGTCATCAGGGCGTTGATATATCCGGCAGGACGCGGTCCCGTGCGACGAATGAATCCGGGTGACCAGGGGAGGGCAAGTCCCGCGCCGATTAGGGCGTAGCAGGGAATGAGCCAGATGGTCTGGCTGAGAAAATCAAGCATAGGAACGTGACCTCAAGGTTTGGGGCTAGGAATCCCACCACTCGGGGGGGTAAAGGGATGAAATTTTAGGAAAATTTAATAGTCTCATCATAGACAATGTTCAATGCTTTGTCTATTTCGATAGACATAAACACATCATATTTTTGATAAATAAAACTTATACCCAAATAAGAGCTAGACCCCTGGAATGAGGATTGAGAAGGCTGCTAAAATCCTTATGATAGGGGGTTTTTGGCAAATCAAGGGAGGATTGCGATGCTCAGACCGCCGCATTTGCCCAGTAAATCTCCGCTTAACTTCATAAGTAATTATTATAATTAACCCACAACGGGTTAACACTTCTGCGTAACCCTTGACGTTCAGGTTGAAACATGACGGTAACCCGACCGCTTCCCCTCCTAGACAGTCGAGATCGCCTCGAACAGCGTCTTAACGAGATTCCCCCAGAACCGGGAGTCTATTTAATGCGAGATGAGGGCGATCGCATCCTTTATATTGGCAAATCCAAAACCCTCCGCAGTCGAGTTCGCTCCTACTTTCGCGAGTCTCAACCCCTGAGTGATCGCATCGCCCTCATGGTGCACCAAGTCTGTGACATCGAGTTTATCGTCACCGACAGCGAGGCGGAAGCCCTAGCCCTCGAAGCCAACCTCATCAAACAACATCAACCCCAATTCAACGTCCTCCTCAAAGACGATAAAAAATATCCCTATCTCTGTATCACCTGGTCCGAAGACTATCCCCGTATCTTCATCACCCGCAAACGACGCATCGCCCACCCCAAAGACCGCTACTACGGTCCCTACGTCGATACTCGCCAGCTTCGCAGTACCCTAAACCTCGTCAAACGTATCTTTCCCCTCCGTCAACGCCCTAAACCCCTGTTCAAAGACCGTCCCTGCCTCAACTACGACATTGGCCGTTGTCCCGGAGTCTGCCAAGAACTGATTTCCCCCGAGGCCTATCATCAAACCGTCGAGAAAGTAGCCATGGTCTTCCAAGGACGTATCGGCGAACTCGAAAGCATCCTCAACCAGCAGATGCAAGCCGCCGCCGCGCAACTCGACTTTGAGAAAGCCGCCCAACTACGCGATCGCCTCCAGGGACTCCAATCCCTCGGCGTTGACCAAAAAGTTGCCCTTCCCGACGATCGCATTTCCCGAGATGCGATCGCCCTAAGCCTCGGAGAACGCCACGCCTGCATTCAACTGTTCCAAATCCGGGCCGGAAAACTCATCGGCCGCCTGGGCTTCATCGCCAACGCCGACGATCCTGGTTCCATCCTGCAACGAGTTCTCGAAGACCATTACCGCCGCCTTGACCCCGTCGAAATCCCGAGTACCATTCTCCTACAACATCCCCTCCCCGAAGCCGAATTTCTAGAAACCTGGCTCAGCCAAACCCGAGGCCGTAACGTCAGCCTAGAAGTTCCCCAACGGCAACAGAAAGCCGAACTCATTGCCATGGTCGAACGCAACGCCGGGTATGAACTGGCCCGACTCGAACGGGGCGATCGCCGCAACCAAGAGGCCCTAAAAGACCTAGCCCAAATTCTCGGACGCACCACCCCACCCCGTCGCCTCGAATGTTACGACATCTCCCATAGCCAAGGGTCCAACGCCGTCGCCTCCCGAGTGGTCTTTCTCGATGGCCATCCCGCCAAACAAGAGTACCGCCATTACAAAATCCGTAACCCCGAGATTACCAGTGGCCATTCCGACGACTTCGCCAGTTTAGCCGAAGTCTTGCAGCGGCGCTTCCGTGACTACGAATCCCCTCAAACCCTGATCGAGTCCCCCAATTATCCTGATTTGGTGGTGATTGACGGAGGAAAAGGTCAACTCTCCGCCGTCATGAGAATCCTAGACGAGATGGGACTCGATGGGGTTCTCTCCGTCGTCAGTTTAGCCAAACAACGGGAAGAGATTTTCACCCCAGGGGTCTCCCACCCTTTAGACACCCATCCCGAACAACCCGGTGTGCAACTTTTGCGGCGATTACGAGATGAGTCTCACCGCTTTGCCATTAGCTTCCATCGTCAGCAGCGAAGCAAACGGATGCGGCGATCGCGTCTTGATGAGATTCCCGGTTTAGGGTTTCAGCGTCAGCAGCAATTACTGGCCCATTTTCATTCCCTCGATTATGTGATGCAGGCTTCCCCGGAACAGTTAGCGGAGGTTCCGGGGATTGGTAAACGATTGGCGGCAGAGATTTACGGATATTTTCGGGGAGGAGAGGGTTAGTAGACGTTTATAATTTCGGGGATGCCTGATGTAAGAAGACTCCCAATGCTCCCAAGTACCCTCTGGATTCTCCTAATGGGCTTCTTCGGCGGACAACTGGCCCGTCGTCTTGGTGCCCCTCCCCTCCTGGGAATGATCCTAATTGGCATCCTCACCGGCCCACAAATCGGCAACGTCATCAGTGCCGAGGTTCTCGACGCCGCCGACGGACTCCGGACTATGGCCGTCACCATCATCCTCATGAAAGCCGGCCTCGGACTCGATCGCGAAAAGTTAAAGCGTCAAGGGTCCGTCGCCCTGCGGCTTGGAGTGCTTCCCGCCCTTTGTGAAACTCTCGTCGTTGGGGCTGTCGCCCTGTTTCTATTTGATTTTGATGTCCCCACAGCCCTCCTCCTCGGCTGTATTCTGGCCGCTGAATCCCCAGCGGTGATTGTTCCGGGAATGTTGCGCCTGAAAAGCCTCGGCTGGGGAGTCGATAAAGGTATTACCGATGCTATTCTCACCGGCAGCGCCCTCTCGGATGTCTTGTTACTCCTTCTATTTAGCCTCCTACTGGGCTTTCTCTCCCAAGAGGGGGGAGGTTTAAACTTGGGAGATATCACGATCTCACCCCTGCAACTGTTGCCCCTGGAAATTTTCCTGAGAATTGGACTGGGCTTAGGGGTGGGCTATCTCGCTGCCCGGTTATTGGTGTCATTATCAGTCAAACAAAATTGGACTCAAAAATCGGTTCAGGACGTACTGATTGGGGCAGGACTGGCGCTCTTCTTAACGATTTTTGACCAGGTACTTCCCATCTATTCCGGGTATCTGGCTGTGATGTCCCTGGGCTTTTTTCTGGTGCAGTTCGATGCTCCGCTCGGGCGACGGCTGCGGGGAGGCTTTGATGCCCTATGGACAGTAGCGGAAATTTTTCTGTTTGTGCTGCTTGGGGCAACGTTACAACTGGAGGTTCTTGGGGATGTGTTGCTGCCAGGATTGGCCCTGCTGGCGTTGGGGTTACTGGTGGGGCGATCGCTCGGTTGGTATCTCTCGACGTTAGGGAGTGATTGGACTTGGAAGGAACGGGTGTTTCTACTGCCGGGAAATATGGCCAAAGCCACGGTTCAAGCGGCAGTCGGGGCAATTCCTTTGGCTCAAGGACTAGCGGGAGGGGAGGAAATTCTGGCGTTGGCGGTGTTGTCGATTTTGGTGACGGCTCCCCTGGGGGCTTGGAGTACCCAACAATTTGCGCCCCTATTATTGGAGAAGGGGGTTATCGATCCGACTCAGGTGGGGGCCGTGGGACAGTTACGTTTTTTGGCGGCGGTGGATACTTTCCCCATGGCGGAACGAGTCTTGACGAAAGCGGCAGATTTAGCCCGTCGGAGTGATGGGGAGGTGCTGATTCTTCATGTGAGCGATCGCCCGGATGAGGAGGAGTTAACCCATCTCCGCGAGGTGATTCAGCGTCGCCTGCTCGATATTCGCCATGAGGTCTGCATTTGTCCGGGAGTGGTTCCGGAAACCATTGTGGAAATGGCGCGATCGCAGGCGGTGTCTGATATCATCATTGGCCAACCTCGACATCGCCCTTGGGATAATCTCCTCAACGACTCTATTAGTCAGACGGTCTTAGAAACCAGTCCGATTCCTGTGATTTTGGTGAAGCCGGAGGAGGTAACGGGTTCAGAAACGGGTTGATGTCCTATCATCGAAGTGAACCCCCCTTATCATCACAAGCGTATGACTGCCAGCACTCGTGAGATTGAAAAGCTTGCGGCGGAGATTGCCGATAAAATCTATCTGGATATTGCCAAATGGCATCTCTATCTCGGAGATGCCCGTTTACATGTTCCCTTAGCGGAACGGTTTTATCCCCTGTTGGAAGAGGATCGCCTCACGGAAGCCGCCCTAGAATCGGTGTTACAAGAGATATCGGTTCCCATTGGCGGTGGACGGCGAGAGGTGCCTTTGCAGGATTTACTCCCTCGGTCCGGGCAACAGGATTTAATGGAGTTGTTAGAAGCCTATCAGCAGGAGAATCTCTGAATGGCTAGGATTGAGGTTAAGACCATTTTTAAGCATCCCGTCAAGGGATTCACTCCGCAACCGTGCGATCGCGTGGCGTTGCAAGAGGATTTTGGCATGGTGGGCGATCGCGCGTTTGCCTTTATGTTCACGGATACGGGCAACCCGGAACCTCAAACCCCCTGGCTTCCCAAGCAGTATCTCGCGGTTCAAAATGACTGGCCTGACTTAGCCAAATTACGCTGTGACTATGACGAACAGCGACAAGAACTAGAACTGTGTCTCAATGAAACTCTCACGGTTGTGGCGTCGGTAGCTACAGCCGAGGGACGCGATCGCCTCAGCCAATTTATTAGTGATTACTTACATACATTAACCCCAAGTCCTGCCGCGCGACATCCCCAAAACACTGCCGTGCGTCTGATTGGCACAGCTACCGGAGAAACCCGCTATCAAGACCGAGATCAAGGGCAAATTTCCCTCGTCTCCCAGGCAACCTTAGATGATATCGCGGCGAAAACTGGACAACCCCAACTCGATCCTCGGCGGTTTCGTCCCAACTTCGTTATTGATGGCCTTCCCCCCTGGGGTGAGTTTGACTGGGTGGGTCAACAATTAGATCTCGGAAACGCTACGATCCAAGTAACCGCCCCCATCGGACGTTGTCTGAATATCAACGTCAATCCTGATAACGGCGATTGCGATCTACCCCTGCTTTCCCAACTCCCGGCCCATTTCGGCCATGCTCAAACCGGGGTCATTGCAACCATCGTTCATGGGGGAACCGTTCAACGGGGGGACGCGCTCAAGTCCTAGAACAATAATGGAGACTCAACAAGATACTAGCGGAGGCTCTACACAGGCAGCAAAATCCGGCTAGTCGAAACAGGGAGCCAACTAGCCGAACCTGGCCATAATTCCAAGGGTCTGAGAACCCGGACCCGTAGCTAATTTGACATCGATTGAATGATGTAATCAAAGTAGGGCGCCGCTTCTTCGGCATCTTCGTTACTCAGCAGAGCAATCGAGGCTTCCTTGAGACAAACCATGGCTTCGACCATACCAGGCATCGGCACGCCGAGGGCATTGTACATTTCCCGTGCGCCAATAATGCC
Proteins encoded:
- a CDS encoding cation:proton antiporter, giving the protein MLPSTLWILLMGFFGGQLARRLGAPPLLGMILIGILTGPQIGNVISAEVLDAADGLRTMAVTIILMKAGLGLDREKLKRQGSVALRLGVLPALCETLVVGAVALFLFDFDVPTALLLGCILAAESPAVIVPGMLRLKSLGWGVDKGITDAILTGSALSDVLLLLLFSLLLGFLSQEGGGLNLGDITISPLQLLPLEIFLRIGLGLGVGYLAARLLVSLSVKQNWTQKSVQDVLIGAGLALFLTIFDQVLPIYSGYLAVMSLGFFLVQFDAPLGRRLRGGFDALWTVAEIFLFVLLGATLQLEVLGDVLLPGLALLALGLLVGRSLGWYLSTLGSDWTWKERVFLLPGNMAKATVQAAVGAIPLAQGLAGGEEILALAVLSILVTAPLGAWSTQQFAPLLLEKGVIDPTQVGAVGQLRFLAAVDTFPMAERVLTKAADLARRSDGEVLILHVSDRPDEEELTHLREVIQRRLLDIRHEVCICPGVVPETIVEMARSQAVSDIIIGQPRHRPWDNLLNDSISQTVLETSPIPVILVKPEEVTGSETG
- a CDS encoding DUF3181 family protein encodes the protein MTASTREIEKLAAEIADKIYLDIAKWHLYLGDARLHVPLAERFYPLLEEDRLTEAALESVLQEISVPIGGGRREVPLQDLLPRSGQQDLMELLEAYQQENL
- the uvrC gene encoding excinuclease ABC subunit UvrC; this translates as MTVTRPLPLLDSRDRLEQRLNEIPPEPGVYLMRDEGDRILYIGKSKTLRSRVRSYFRESQPLSDRIALMVHQVCDIEFIVTDSEAEALALEANLIKQHQPQFNVLLKDDKKYPYLCITWSEDYPRIFITRKRRIAHPKDRYYGPYVDTRQLRSTLNLVKRIFPLRQRPKPLFKDRPCLNYDIGRCPGVCQELISPEAYHQTVEKVAMVFQGRIGELESILNQQMQAAAAQLDFEKAAQLRDRLQGLQSLGVDQKVALPDDRISRDAIALSLGERHACIQLFQIRAGKLIGRLGFIANADDPGSILQRVLEDHYRRLDPVEIPSTILLQHPLPEAEFLETWLSQTRGRNVSLEVPQRQQKAELIAMVERNAGYELARLERGDRRNQEALKDLAQILGRTTPPRRLECYDISHSQGSNAVASRVVFLDGHPAKQEYRHYKIRNPEITSGHSDDFASLAEVLQRRFRDYESPQTLIESPNYPDLVVIDGGKGQLSAVMRILDEMGLDGVLSVVSLAKQREEIFTPGVSHPLDTHPEQPGVQLLRRLRDESHRFAISFHRQQRSKRMRRSRLDEIPGLGFQRQQQLLAHFHSLDYVMQASPEQLAEVPGIGKRLAAEIYGYFRGGEG
- a CDS encoding MOSC domain-containing protein; the protein is MARIEVKTIFKHPVKGFTPQPCDRVALQEDFGMVGDRAFAFMFTDTGNPEPQTPWLPKQYLAVQNDWPDLAKLRCDYDEQRQELELCLNETLTVVASVATAEGRDRLSQFISDYLHTLTPSPAARHPQNTAVRLIGTATGETRYQDRDQGQISLVSQATLDDIAAKTGQPQLDPRRFRPNFVIDGLPPWGEFDWVGQQLDLGNATIQVTAPIGRCLNINVNPDNGDCDLPLLSQLPAHFGHAQTGVIATIVHGGTVQRGDALKS
- a CDS encoding NAD(P)H-quinone oxidoreductase subunit F, with the translated sequence MLDFLSQTIWLIPCYALIGAGLALPWSPGFIRRTGPRPAGYINALMTFMAFLHSLIALSDTWNQPPYALSFEWLNAPGLIINLDLEVSTLALGACVLITGLNFLAQVYAIAYLEMDWGWARVYSLMGLFEAGMCLLVLCNSLFFSYVILEILTLGTYLIVGIWYNQSLVVTGARDAFLTKRVGDLILLMGVVALLPLSGTWNFSELAIWAETADLDPTVATLLALTLIAGPIAKCAQFPLHLWLDEAMEGPYPATILRNTLVVSTGAWVLIKVQPIIALSPFGSSVVFAIGAATAVGTSLISVAQIDVKRVLSYLTSAYLGIVFIAVGIGATQAALVLLLTYALAMSLLIMSTGGIVLNNITQDLTQYGGLWSRRPISGLCLIVGGLSLVALPPFGGFWSLVQIADALWETRPGLFAVVLAVNAIVASSVTRVFGRMFAGEVTDFTRRSSEGLWLLVLPMTVLAGVTLHIPLLLAQWDLLPDWAMVNRSLALLLTWSSLAGIGFGSLVYLNPNWEKPVKLSSKAVQDFFAYDFYTPQLYKGTIIFAVDRISKAVYWLDRYIVDGAVNFVGFATVFGGESLKYNTSGRSQFYAFSIILSVAIFILLTTLPHFSNL